A stretch of the Larimichthys crocea isolate SSNF chromosome IX, L_crocea_2.0, whole genome shotgun sequence genome encodes the following:
- the srsf9 gene encoding serine/arginine-rich splicing factor 9, with the protein MSDGRIYVGNLPVDVQERDIEDLFYKYGKIRDIELKNNRGTIPFAFVRFEDPRDADDAVYGRNGYGYGDSKLRVEYPRSSGAKFGPMGGGGGGGGGGGQGGGQGGGPRGRFGPPTRRSEFRVIVTGLPPTGSWQDLKDHMREAGDVCFADVQRDGEGVVEFLRREDMEYALRRLDRTEFRSHQGETAYIRVYEERGTPNWGRSRSRSRSRGRYSPPYHNRGSPPPRYQSPPRHTMSRHSPPPRRHPPQHHSPPPRHYR; encoded by the exons ATGTCGGATGGCCGGATCTATGTGGGGAATCTTCCCGTGGATGTCCAGGAGAGAGACATTGAGGATCTCTTCTACAAATATGGAAAAATCCGTGATATTGAATTGAAGAACAATAGAGGAACTATCCCCTTTGCCTTCGTGCGATTTGAAGACCCACG GGATGCAGATGATGCCGTCTATGGAAGGAATGGATATGGATATGGAGACTCCAAGCTACGTGTAGAGTATCCTCGATCCTCTGGTGCTAAATTTGGTCCTatgggaggtggtggtggaggtggtggtggaggaggacaaggaggtgGACAAGGAGGAGGACCTAGGGGAAGATTTGGACCCCCAACTCGAAGATCTGAATTCCGGGTCATAGTGACTG GGTTACCACCAACTGGGAGCTGGCAGGATCTGAAGGATCACATGCGCGAGGCAGGAGACGTTTGTTTTGCAGACGTGCAGCGCGATGGCGAAGGCGTGGTGGAGTTTCTCCGTAGAGAGGACATGGAGTATGCACTGCGTAGACTGGATCGCACTGAGTTTCGTTCACATCAA ggCGAGACTGCTTACATCCGTGTCTATGAGGAGAGGGGCACTCCCAACTGGGGTCGGTCACGGTCCCGCTCCAGATCCAGGGGTCGCTATTCACCTCCCTACCATAACAGAGGATCCCCCCCTCCACGCTACCAGTCACCTCCACGCCATACTATGTCCCGCCATAGTCCACCCCCAAGGAGGCACCCTCCACAGCACCATAGCCCACCGCCGCGTCATTACCGGTAG